DNA sequence from the Phyllopteryx taeniolatus isolate TA_2022b chromosome 14, UOR_Ptae_1.2, whole genome shotgun sequence genome:
TTGAGAACAATATATCCGCCACCAGGCATCGTGCAACAGTAATTACGCAAGTATCATAAACTGACCCCCCCCAAACACGTACATGTTCCAGATAAAACTATAAATCATGTGTGATAATTTGTCAAACAGCCAGTAAACTTGGTCACCAAAATAATCTCGTTCTTCCTGGTCGAAAGCCACTTAGTCACGCCCTGCTTACATACAATGAGCCTGGTCGGGAGGGCTAGTGCTTCCGTCATGAGGGCCGACCTCCATGAATGAATCTCACACGCAGAAGGACAAAGTAGGGCAACCATTATAACGACTGCAAGGTGGTGAGGACACAGAGGAATGGAGGTCACGCGGAGTGATTAACATAGCGGGAATTAAAAATAAGTGAAGTCACCAAGGGAATAATTGGGAGGGCATcaggaagaaaaaggaaaagactGCAGAGGAATTCCTGGGATTGCACACTTGCAGGTCGAGGCTTGCTGCGGGCCTAATGAGGGAGTGAGGGAGGAGGATGCACGCTGACGAAGTGAAGCGTAGGAGGACGACCTTCCATTGGCGTACACGCGCTCGTGTGTGCCTTTGAGACTAAACGGACTGCAGTCGTCAGCGCTTTCCCCGATAAATAGGCCAGCTCTTTGCTGAGCTCCATTTATCAATCATTCTATAAGCAGTCTATCAGCATTCCTCACTGTTAAATATACATGAGCTATGAAGTGGACACTTAGTTTTCGGCTGTAAGCCCCATTTTACTCATTTGTGATCAAACCTCCGTAATTGCATGCCAACACAATGCAAAGCTGTCTTACCCATCCAGACCTCGCCAAAGCAGCCCTGGCCCAGTTTGACTTCCAGTCGCAGGGAATCTCTGGGGATCTCCCATGCGTCCTTGGCCAGTCCCTGAGTTTGCGGCTTCACCGTGGGGCATACCGTCGTCAGCCTGTAGCACAAACCGTCGGCATGTTCTGGAAAGGAGCGGGCATACAAAGGTAGAGACGGTGGAGAAAAATATGTCCTGTTAGTAGGAGCTGTAGCATGTGTGCACCAGTGATGTTGAATGCTCATCAATATCGCAATGATGACCTATCACGGTATAAAATGAATGCCGTCACGGTATATATCGCGATATAAATTAAAGtgcaaaaaatttaaatataagtATTTTGAATGGGTTGCGAAATTGCAAAGCTAAATTGattaagaatatatatatatagatagaaaaaaaacaaagacaatgtaattttattttattatttaatctattttgTGAATCTCAAAATTAAAATTCAGCACCGTGTGGTGCAAACAAACTAGGGCTGAggagggaagaagaaaaaaaaacaaaaaaaaaaaacgaataactgcaaagtcgacttcaaaaataggtcgacgcagaatttctgcctcgaagctccgccgggaccaaaaaataaagtcactgataaactttgtcaaaaacgacagaggagcgtctgtaattgatttttaggacactattagatgtttaatgtacatataacatgacatatgaatgagctgaatggtagttagcgtttttttttttttttttttttaaatctaaaatggtaattgctagtgcgctaatgctaaccgcgaatgctaaccgtttagcaaaggTCTCAAATTCTGTAACGTTtgtaccatacactcagtaccaacatatgcagtttaaggatagaaacCCAGCCTTCATGAGAACAAAATGcatgtcagtaaaaaaaaaaaaataaataaaataaaataaaataaaaaaaatatatatatatatatatatatatgtatatataatacattattttgggCGGCGATTACTTTTGTCGAAATATCTACAGGATAATCGTTTCTAAAAAGATTAGAACGTGagagccctaaaaaaaaacacacacacaattaacaTTTGAGGCCAATGTTAAAACTATTTTGTAGTCAATTTCATTCACTCAAGGTCTTCTGATTTGGAAATTAGCGGGGCTTTCAGGCATcacaggaggggaaaaaataaatcctttgaAAAGCAAGATTTAATATATGTATACGCCAGCAGCATATCTGCAGCTGAATGATTCACTTGCTATACAAGCACAGCATTAACGCCTGATTAAAGTAAGAGACTGCTGTACAGTTAGTGTAACATTGAGGAGTAAACAAAACTCTGCCTAAATGCTCGCTGTCATCAGATGTTGCATACCTGTGTAGTGTTTCACCAGCTTCTGTAGCATCTCAAATTGTGCCCGAGTTGTGATGTAATAACCCCCATTGTCCAGCTTTCGGATTTTGTAGTGTTTCACATTGTCTCCCTTGACTTCATCCCAGTCACGGATAGATAGAGAGTAGGCaccttttaaacaaaacattcacaaaATGCTTACGTTTAAGTTCACATATTGTATaataattcacacacacacacacacccttaacatgcattccccccccccccccacaaggaaaaaacaaaaaaacgtaccTTTGGTTGTCTCACTCTCTCGTGCCAAGAAAGTACCTCGCTGGTTGCCTGGAATTAATAAAAGCCTTTCTGCGTCTTTGCGGCCCATTTTGCCAAAATACCATCTGTGGAAAAAACAGTTGCCTGAGGTCTGAGCTTTTGAAATATGTAATTAGAAGGGTGTACAATTTTGTGTACACACAAGCTTGTTTTTATATCAGTTCAGTCATGTCTAGTATATTTTAACATATAAATATaacataaaagtaaaacaaatcatACTTCTAAAGGGCCACAATACACTCCTTCTTACAGATGTCATAGATAGTTGTTACCTCTACCCACATGAGAAAGTTGGTAAATTAAACGTTTGGTAGCCtttcatacattttataaaGAATATCATGCATTTCGCAAAACTGAATAAGGACTAATTTGgtcaattttggtttgtcaAGTACTGTTATGAAACCATGCATACGTTGTGAATAAAATATGACTAGGGGTGGGACAATAAATTCATATATaacaatgtacaaccccaattgcaatggagttgggacattgtgttaaacataaataaaaacagaatacaattatttgcaaatcatgttcagcctatatttaattgaatacactacaaagacaagatatgtaatgttcaaactgataaactttattgtttttagcaattaatcattaacttagaattttatggccgcaacacattccaaaaaacttgggactgggtcatgtttacaactgtgttgcaacaccttttcttttaacatccatccatccatccattttctgagccgcttctcctcactagggtcgcgggcgtgctggagcccatcccagctatcatcgggcaggaggcggggtacaccctgaactggtttccagccaatcgcagggcacatagaaacaaacaaccattcacactcacacctacgggcaatttagagtctccaatttatgcatgtttttgggatgtgggagaacccggagtgcctggagaaaacccacgcaggcacggggcaaacatgcaaactccacgcaggcggacTCCacacggatgtagcgccgaactgtatttactgacagtgttcctgagcccatgtggtgatatcctttacacattgatgtcggtttttgatgtagtgccgcctgagggatcgaaggtcacgggcattcaatgttggttttcggccttgccgcttacatgcagtgatcgctccagattctctgaacctttggaccgtagatgatgaaatccctaaattccttgcaattgtacgttgaggaacattgtccttaaactgttcgactactttctcacacacttgttcacaaagaggtgaacttcgccccatctttgcttgtgaatgactgagcaattcagggaagctccttacATACCCAATAGTTTATCAGtgagaacattaaatatcttgtccttgtagtgtattcaattaaatatataggttcaacatgatttgcaaatcattgtattctgtttttattgatgtttaacacaacgtcccaacctctttggaattggggttgtattaaaaaaaacaaaatgttaacgTATTGAGTCATTTTTGTCTTCCGATATGTTGATTATCGCAATCTCTGTATGGTGATAACATAGCTAGTACCATAGGTAgctaggttgttgttttttttaccagaaTATGGATTATTGCGCGATCGCTGTATTGTGATACTATCAATATTGCTGGCAAAGTATTGAGTTACTTCAACCAATTATGGTGCAATTGGTGTTATGTGATGACATAATTTGGTGAGCTGCTCAGTTGTCATCCAATCTATGCATTTCGTGCAAACGCCGTACTATGATATCGGCTCATCTGTTACACTGTTTTCTTCTAATATATGGATTATCACACAATCACTGTATTCTGATAACATGCATAGCGAgtaacatttttctttccaaTGTACTGGTTACTGTGCAATAGTTGTCGTGGTGCTATTGCATAACTGGCATTGTATCCCAATGTCATCGTATTGTGAAACTCACTTGATGGttctgcacagaaaaaaaactagcagTTTCCTAAGATAGGATACAATAACCGGGCAAGgttttacaaatactgtacacataATGTATGTGACACATGATGACCAGCAATGGGATTTCTACCAACTTGTAATCGCAACACAGGGCACTACTGTTTAGCCTCAGCACGAGTACATGATGGGCTGTCACAGTGTGACCACGAAAAAGCATTTCTCAGACTGAGCGTGTGGAGGAATGCCTTGAAAATGGCAGGGAGGAGAAGACGGAGAGACGACACGGTGGCTAGCAAGGCGTTCTCACTCTTCAGCTTGTATGGAGTCGGCGGGGGCCACGTAGTTGCTGGGGATGTAACCCTTCTGTCCCGTGTTGATGGAACGAGCCTCCCACCAGTCGCCTTCCCTAGAAGGAGAGGAGGGCTTCGGTGGGATTTACAATGCAAACAAGCATGTCAAACAACTTGACGGCTGTGAATAAGAACAACTGCCAATCCAACACTCAGTATGCATTCAACAGTGCAGAGTTGAACATGAAAGTGATGACAACAGATGGCCCAGTCAGAGGAGCCCATTAACCCAGACAGATTTCAACTTTAATAGCAAACCCGAAAGAAAAAGGgattaaatacacacacagacacacatccacacagcaGGGGAGCACGTctgggtaaaaaataaataaataaataagtgacGACACTCACGTGTTGTTGATAATTTGAAAGCGATCGCCTTTTTTGAACGACAGATCGTCCGACGTTCTCGCTTCGTAGTCATACAGCGCCACGAAGAATGTGACGCCGCCTAAAGGCAAGACAGAGATCAACCGATGATCGTAATCATTAACACAGCTTCCAGGGTTGCTATATTTCATTAAACAGAGCGCAATCAATGACTGGATCAGCCCCAAATTTTACAATGTGACACAAAGTTTgttattcagtgaaaaaaaaattatatcctGATCCAAATACACATTGTACACCTtaacataatttatttacagagaaaaattctttgaaaacaataaacataaatgtttcattctccgggtctgcacaaaatgtacagtacaattgGAATACTCTAGTAACtgaagtgtttttaaaattctATACGAACAAATGTACAAAAGGTAAAGGAAACAAAATTTAAATCCTAGATTATCTGAAAGAAACCAGCGTGACAGAAATTTGTCATGTTATTCACAAAGAATTTACACAAAAactctgcaaaaaaataaaattgcacaATTCTTTTATGTCCATATCCATACCGAATTGTACAGTGGAATAGAAAAAATATGCACAAAATGtcagcaaatggaaaaaacaaaacaaaaagaaaactctTGGTTATCATGTTTTATTCACTGAGACATGGAATCTGTAGGCGAGAAGACTTGCatacaaactttaaaaaaaaataaaaaatttaaaaaaaattaaaaaggatAATTTTGTTGGCCCACTTCAAGTCACATGACCTGTGTAATTGATTAAGAGTCAGCTTCTCGGACATAGTGTGAAGCAGACTCAGATATGTTTATCTTCAGGAGGAAATTGAGCGGGTAGGATTAGATCAGCGGCATTCCCTCAGGTCACATTATCCTCATTGAGACAAGAGTGagcagtgtgcgtgtgtgcgtttgtgtttaTCACTCACGATGCCGGGAGAGCCTATCAAATCAACATTAAGTTCAACGACAGAGACTATAAGAAGCAGCATTGCACAGACGGAGGACGATTTTCTTTGGAGGCCACGTTGCTTCCCAtgtcatatatttatttttgtttcattatttggCTATGGTCCTTGGCTAACATCTGCTTTTTATACACCGCAAATGTTTAACTTGCGCTCTGTTGCAGTCACTGTTACTACACATTTGAAGCGTCTCAATTTGAATTTTTGAACTCAACTCAGCAGGAAAAACATCCACAGCTGAacgtaaaacacaacaaaaaacataacaaatcaaaaaatcaaaaatatacaatagcCTCCAACCTGTGATGACACCAGGGAAGGGACTGCTCACAGCCACGGACGTGAAGGAGGTGGATGCGCCGCCAAAAGGTGTCATGGCGGACGACGCGCCACCAAATGGGGTGAGCCCGGAGGCGTGGCTGTTGTAGCTGCTGTTGAGCGTCTTCACCGCCGGCGACTGACCCATCAGCGTGGGCTCGGGACCGTAGTGGCCCAAGTGGGTGTTGACCGGAGTGTTGCTGGCGTTATCCGGCCGGTACTTCAGTGCCGGGCCTTTGTCCTCTTTGCTCCGGACGCAACCCATCGTCAAGCCTGCAGTGCGACACAAGTGATGGGAATCAGTCAAGGATGCCTGAAATGCATCTCAAATGTCTAAAGAAAAATAGATGTCCTATATATTTGTTGCACTATCACTGTATCGTGACACTATCGATAAAATTTGCAAAGTATCATGATATTGTATcgtgacttattttttttcttcctatttaTTGATATTGCACAATTGCCGCATTGTAATGCTATCAATATTGCTCGCAAAGTCTCTTGACAACATATTGTGAgcttaaattgttttttctcACAATATTGATTGTCACGCAATCACAGTATTGTGATCCTATCAATGTCGTTGGCAAGGTACTGTGATAATATCGTATCGAGTTAAATCTTTTATCTTTGTAGAAAGGCCCTGAGGCCCTTTATACAGGAAAACCACCAAAACATGAGCCGGGCTGACCGAAAAACCAACAGCACCACTTAATGGAAACCATGCAATAGTCAATATTGTGAATGTCTTgtatagattctcagtcatccatcATCATGGATATCCACTAAGTTTGAATCAAAAGCCACTACTTTGTGGCTGAAAACGCTTCCCCTTTGATCGAAAAGACTGCTACAATTGTAACCATGCAGAGGGATAAGCCCCAGTGAATTTACATTTCTAGTGGGACTGGCACCTAGAGGGAGGCTATTTTGTTTCAGAATGCGTCTGGATGACTGGCCGACTACTTAATGGCCTCTCTCACTGGCCGAGACGTTGCCACGACTGCTGAGTCGCGCTGCTGCTTGTAGAGTTAGTCGCTGCGACTCCAGCGACCcgggagaccaaaatattgcttgtgcTCTCACCATGATGAGATCTCAGAGACATCTCCAAAAAGGTGACCACCAATTCACCCGGAGGCCAGTTGTATACAGTAGtcatatattatttaaataaatatataaagtatattattgtgtttgtgtgtgttttcaaataAGGAGATTATAAAGAGAAAATCAATATAGATACATTGACTGACatcattaatgtatttattaatcatAATTAATTTAGACCTGgtccagcatttttttttattttatttttttaaatggccctAATTCCTATATAATTTCCAATACACAAGGGCATCTTTGAACAAAACATACTCCAAGTACAGCATAGTATTCAACAAATACAGGACAACTACTATACGGTAGCCTGCATGATGTCAACAAAGATCCAACCAACAAACTCCCGTGACTTGATAATCTCAAACAAAAGGCTGCGCAGCCATCCGAGCTGGAAACAAGATACTTCCAGCCTGTGGCCGTTTCACTGACACAGATTTAAGAcacggagaagaaaaaaaaaacccacagtaTCGCCCCTCTCCTCATAGATATACGAGACCCTTACATTTATCTTGTCTGAACTTCAAGGACTCCCCGCAAATGAGGTAATCCTACTCCGACTCACTCTTCCCACGAGTATTAGATAAACACGTCACGTGGAGTGTAGTGCTGACAGAATCCTCTTCGTGATGATTTGGGCTTTAACATAATGAGATTCTCTAGCATGTTCTGTTAAAAGTGTGTGGCTAAACAACCAATGAAAGCATACTTTATAATGTTGTGTTATTGAGGCGTATCTGCATTGCATGCTTTTGGTAGCATGCCAGACGTATGGCTGTGAAACCAGATGTACTTTTCTCACACTCACGCTGTATAATAACAGTTGCTGGTGGTTTGATTTGTCAAAATACTTTGCTGTAAAATAGTCTTTTATCAccctttgggaaaaaaaacgcaaatgCGCCATACACCGCTGACATCGCACTGACAAAAAGCGGAAAGCTTCCTCGAACTATGACtattaataactttattgattttttttcctaataatttcaaatattttcccaaTATAGCTGAGATGGCAAAGGGCAGCACAACAAGCAAAACTCATGAGACGCATGCATCTTCTCATTTCAGATGAACATTGTATCGACTGCCTTCCGTGAACAATCGTGATTGGGTGAAAGCCGATCCTGAGGCAGTGAGATGAACGTGCGGTGGTAAGTAAGTTATTCGTATTCTAACACCGCTGCGTAAACTAATTCAATGTGTGCGGTTGGTAACCTCAAAAGAGTTTATGTTGGGACCATTGTAAAGCGAGGACAGCATGTATAATTCCAAGCAAATGACATGTTCCCACcatgattgttgtttgttttttggatacaaacaaaacaactgtacatGTTATGTTAAAACATTCAAGGTCAATTTTAGTGTAATTCAAAGTTTGGTTGGCATTGAGGTGAAAAAGTTACGCAAAGACAGAttgtttctttcatattttcTACTTCTATCTTTACGCACGTGATTTTAGACTAAAAGATCCAAGATCAAATGCAAAGCCGGCCTCTGGGGAATGCAGGGATTGAAAGCCACAGACCAG
Encoded proteins:
- the yes1 gene encoding tyrosine-protein kinase yes — translated: MGCVRSKEDKGPALKYRPDNASNTPVNTHLGHYGPEPTLMGQSPAVKTLNSSYNSHASGLTPFGGASSAMTPFGGASTSFTSVAVSSPFPGVITGGVTFFVALYDYEARTSDDLSFKKGDRFQIINNTEGDWWEARSINTGQKGYIPSNYVAPADSIQAEEWYFGKMGRKDAERLLLIPGNQRGTFLARESETTKGAYSLSIRDWDEVKGDNVKHYKIRKLDNGGYYITTRAQFEMLQKLVKHYTEHADGLCYRLTTVCPTVKPQTQGLAKDAWEIPRDSLRLEVKLGQGCFGEVWMGTWNGTTKVAIKTLKPGTMSPEAFLQEAQIMKKLRHDKLVPLYAVVSEEPIYIVTEFMGKGSLLDFLKEGDGKYLKLPQLVDMAAQIADGMAFIERMNYIHRDLRAANILVADNLVCKIADFGLARLIEDNEYTARQGAKFPIKWTAPEAALYGRFTIKSDVWSFGILLTELVTKGRVPYPGMVNREVLEQVERGYRMPCPQGCPDSLHEMMRHCWKKEADERPTFEYIQSFLEDYFTATEPQYQPGDNL